The sequence TGATTTTGAAGATGTTGATATCATAAATTTACAAAGAATGAGTATGAATTTAAGCGCTAGAAACCAGCTCTCATGCGAGATCGTTAGCATAAATAGAGGTGCTGTAAATTCTGAGATCACTGCAAAGCTAAGCAATGGCAACACGCTTGAAGCGACTATAACAGTTGAGAGCGAGAAAAATTTAGGCCTAAAAGTGGGTCAAAAGGTAGTTTTCATCTTTAAAGCACCCTCTGTCATCCTAGCAAAAGATCTTGATATAAAAATAAGCACTAAAAATCAGCTAAAAGGCGAGGTCATCGAGGCAAAGATAGGCGCTGTAAATGCCGAGGTCACGCTAAAACTAAGCGACGAGCAAACTTTAACTGCCATCATCACAAAAGATAGCGCGATGGATATGCAAATAGGCGTTGGTGACACGCTTTTAGCAATAGTAAAATCATCTCAAATCATAATAGGAGTATAAATGAAAAAGGTTTTTAAATTTCTATGTGTGGCAGCTCTGCTTGCCATAAACGCACTTGGCGCAGAGGTAAATGTCTATGCCGCAGCAAACACGACTTACGCGTTTCCAGAGCTTATAAAAGAGTTTAATAAGCTTCACCCAGACGCTAAGATCAACCTAACTCTTGGCGCAAGCGGCGGCCTTGTCACGCAGATACAAAACTCGGCTCCAGCTGATATCTTCATGGCTGCTGATATGGGCTTTGCACAAAAGGCCTATGACACAGGCTTTGCAGTGGCTGCTCCAAAAGTTTACGCTCAAGGCGCTTTGGCGATCTTTTCTATAAGAGATGTGGACTTTAAAAAGGGCATCGAAGTGGTTCGCGGCCTAAAAGCGATCTCGGTAGCAAACCCAGAAACCGCACCTTACGGCAAAGCTAGCATCGAGGCTCTTAAAAATGCAAAACTTTATGACGAAGTAGAGAAAAACATCGTCTATGCTCAAAAAATTTCTGAGACACTTTCTCAAGCATTGAGCGCTTCAGATGTTGGATTTATCGCTGCTAGCGCGCTTTTTAGCGAGAAAATGGCAAAATACAAAGAGGGCATTAACTACATCTTCGTGCCTCAAGAGCTCTACACTCCGATCGATCAAGGCATCGTGCTTCTAAAACGTGCTGAAAATAACGCTGATGCGAAGGCATTTTATGAGTTTATCTTGGGCGAAAAGGCAAAAGAAATTTTCAAGAAATTTGGCTACAACGTCCCAGCTAAATGATAAGAGCAAAGATCGTTCAAATTTCTTCTAAAGATGGCGTCAATTTTTTTGAGCTTAAGTGCCTAAATTTAGGGAGAAATTTATATATGCTGGCCTTAAATGAGGCTAGCAAATTTGCTCTAAATGATGAGGTGAGCTTAAATTTCAAAAGTTCAGACGTCGTTTTATCAAGGCTTAGACTTGAGGCTAGTTCGCTTGAAAATGAGCTAAAATGCGAGGTCGCTGGCATAACTCGTGGCGAAATTTTAAGTATAGTTAGCCTAAAGTGTGAGCAGCTTTGCTTTGAGGCTATCATCTCAGATCACGCTCTAAAAGGGCTAAATTTAGTGATAGGCGAGCAGGTTTTTGCCTATGTTAAATCAACAAGTATCCACGTAAGCGCTTAAAAATGATAGAAATTTCTTGCAAAAAAGAGCTAAATGGCGGTGGCGGTAAATTTATGCTTGAGGCCGAGCTTGCCTTTGAAAGTGGCGAGTTTGTCGCACTTTATGGAGCAAGTGGCGGAGGTAAAACGACGATTTTAAGGCTCATCGCTGGCTTTGAAGCCCCACAAAGTGGCGTGATAAAGGCTACAGATAAGATATTTTTTGACGAAAAGACAAATTTAGCCCCGCAAAAGCGAAATATCGGCTTTTTGTTTCAAGACTACGCCCTTTTTGAAAATATGAATGTCTTTAAAAATTTGCTCTTTGCAAATAATGATGAAAATTTAGCAAACAAACTGCTTGAAATTTGCGAGCTAAAGAGCCTAAAAAACGCCAAGATAGGCGAGCTTTCAGGCGGTCAAAAGCAGCGCGTGGCACTTGCTCGTGCGGTGATGAGAAAGCCAGAAATTTTACTGCTAGATGAGCCACTAAGTGCCCTAGATAACGCCATGCGCGAGAAGCTGCAGGATTATTTACTAGCACTTCATGATGAGTTTAAGATGAGTGTTATCTTAGTAAGTCACGACATAGCTGAAATTTACAAGCTTTGTAGCAAGGTTTTTGTACTTGAAAATGGCAAAATTTCAAGGTCTGGCAGTGCAAGTGAGATATTTTTAAAAAGTGCAGGATCGCAAAAATTTGCATTTAACGCTAAGGTTTTAGAGATCAAAAAGTGTGACGCCATTTTTGTAGCAAGCGTGCTCATAAACCGCCAAATTTGCGAAGTCGTGCTAAGTAGCGCAGAAGCTAGTGGGCTAAGAGCTGGCGACACCGCCATAGTTAGCACAAAAGCCTTTGGCGTAAATTTGGTAAAAGCATGATGAGTGAGCTAGCAAATATCGATTACGAGCCATTTTGGCTCTCGCTAAAGCTCTCTTTTATCACGACTTTTATCCTATTTTTCTTCTGCGTAGGACTTGCTTACTTTATGTCGCAAAAGAAATTCTTTGGCAAGGCGTTTTTAGAGTCCATCATCTCGCTGCCTTTGGTGCTGCCGCCAAGCGTTCTTGGCTTTTATCTGCTCATTTTTCTCTCGCCCTACTCAGCCTTTGGTAAATTTATCGAAGAGCTCTTTGGCGTAAGGCTGGTTTTTAACTTCACGGGCCTTGTTGTAGCAAGCTGCATCTACTCGCTGCCATTTATGTTTGGGCCCATTTATGCTGGGCTAAATAGCCTAAAAAAGAGCCTTTTTGAGGCGAGCTACAGCCTTGGTAAAAGCAAGCTTACGACCATTTTTAGGGTCATCTTGCCAAGCATCAGATCAAACTTACTAACCGCGATCGTTGTTAGTTTTGCTCATACGATGGGCGAGTTTGGCGTGGTTTTGATGATAGGTGGCAGCGTGGCTGGTGAGAGCAAGGTCGCTAGTATCGCGATATTTGAAGCAGTTGAGATGCTTGACTATACCAAAGCTCACATTTACGCTCTTTTGATGCTAATAATTAGCTTTTTCGTTCTTTTTGTCGTCTATCTCTTAAATTCAAAAAAAGCTTAAAGATATATAATAGATAAAATTTT is a genomic window of Campylobacter concisus containing:
- a CDS encoding TOBE domain-containing protein produces the protein MKADINLELFLGEDTQVLAKHIALLKAIKETKSITKAAEVVGISYKNAWDCLDTINNKSSKPLIIRADGNKKNSGSELSPYAKKLIKIYDAILETQKDFLQKICQKVDFEDVDIINLQRMSMNLSARNQLSCEIVSINRGAVNSEITAKLSNGNTLEATITVESEKNLGLKVGQKVVFIFKAPSVILAKDLDIKISTKNQLKGEVIEAKIGAVNAEVTLKLSDEQTLTAIITKDSAMDMQIGVGDTLLAIVKSSQIIIGV
- a CDS encoding TOBE domain-containing protein; translated protein: MIRAKIVQISSKDGVNFFELKCLNLGRNLYMLALNEASKFALNDEVSLNFKSSDVVLSRLRLEASSLENELKCEVAGITRGEILSIVSLKCEQLCFEAIISDHALKGLNLVIGEQVFAYVKSTSIHVSA
- a CDS encoding sulfate/molybdate ABC transporter ATP-binding protein translates to MIEISCKKELNGGGGKFMLEAELAFESGEFVALYGASGGGKTTILRLIAGFEAPQSGVIKATDKIFFDEKTNLAPQKRNIGFLFQDYALFENMNVFKNLLFANNDENLANKLLEICELKSLKNAKIGELSGGQKQRVALARAVMRKPEILLLDEPLSALDNAMREKLQDYLLALHDEFKMSVILVSHDIAEIYKLCSKVFVLENGKISRSGSASEIFLKSAGSQKFAFNAKVLEIKKCDAIFVASVLINRQICEVVLSSAEASGLRAGDTAIVSTKAFGVNLVKA
- the modA gene encoding molybdate ABC transporter substrate-binding protein yields the protein MKKVFKFLCVAALLAINALGAEVNVYAAANTTYAFPELIKEFNKLHPDAKINLTLGASGGLVTQIQNSAPADIFMAADMGFAQKAYDTGFAVAAPKVYAQGALAIFSIRDVDFKKGIEVVRGLKAISVANPETAPYGKASIEALKNAKLYDEVEKNIVYAQKISETLSQALSASDVGFIAASALFSEKMAKYKEGINYIFVPQELYTPIDQGIVLLKRAENNADAKAFYEFILGEKAKEIFKKFGYNVPAK
- the modB gene encoding molybdate ABC transporter permease subunit translates to MSELANIDYEPFWLSLKLSFITTFILFFFCVGLAYFMSQKKFFGKAFLESIISLPLVLPPSVLGFYLLIFLSPYSAFGKFIEELFGVRLVFNFTGLVVASCIYSLPFMFGPIYAGLNSLKKSLFEASYSLGKSKLTTIFRVILPSIRSNLLTAIVVSFAHTMGEFGVVLMIGGSVAGESKVASIAIFEAVEMLDYTKAHIYALLMLIISFFVLFVVYLLNSKKA